A genome region from Chryseobacterium sp. G0186 includes the following:
- a CDS encoding ABC-F family ATP-binding cassette domain-containing protein, with protein sequence MILLHNISFGFPGGDLLFNHINVTIQSHTKSALVGSNGMGKSTLLKIIAQEIQPVSGNINIQGEIFYVPQMFGNFNHLTIAECLKIDQKFNALEKITAGEVDEKYFEILNDDWDIEERCRNALHDWGLQDFKLNQKLEELSGGQKTKVFLAGIQINQPDIIILDEPTNHLDLEGRKLLYDLIDKINSTVIIVSHDRSLLNLVDTIFELSNQGIAVYGGNFDFYAEQKEVEEDALQNDIHAKERALKKAKEKERETLERKQKLDARGKQKQEKSGVARIMMNTLRNNAEKNTSKLKGVHAEKISGISGDLRDLRSTLRNSDQMKVNFNDSSLHSGKLLLAAENINFKYGTEKLWSENLTLEVRSGDRISIKGSNGSGKTTLIKLLLGNIEPFEGKLSSAKFNSIYIDQEYSLIDAESTVYDFVQTFNDSALQESEVKTLLSRFLFRKETWDRKCEFLSGGERLRLLLCGLSISNTAPDMIILDEPTNNLDLQNVEILTNCIKDYHGTLLVISHDQVFLEEIGIDREVSLLYNV encoded by the coding sequence ATGATTTTGCTACACAATATATCCTTTGGGTTTCCGGGAGGAGATCTTCTATTTAATCATATCAATGTAACGATACAATCCCACACCAAATCGGCTTTGGTGGGAAGCAATGGCATGGGAAAATCTACCTTGCTGAAAATAATTGCCCAAGAAATACAACCTGTAAGTGGAAATATTAATATTCAAGGCGAGATATTCTATGTTCCTCAAATGTTTGGAAACTTTAATCATCTAACGATTGCCGAGTGCTTGAAAATAGATCAAAAATTCAATGCTCTAGAAAAAATTACCGCGGGTGAGGTAGATGAAAAATACTTTGAAATTTTAAATGATGACTGGGATATTGAGGAACGTTGCCGAAATGCTCTGCATGATTGGGGACTTCAGGATTTTAAATTAAATCAAAAATTAGAAGAATTAAGTGGTGGCCAGAAGACTAAGGTTTTTCTTGCCGGAATTCAGATCAATCAGCCTGATATTATCATTTTAGATGAACCTACCAATCATTTGGATTTGGAAGGAAGAAAGCTATTATATGATCTTATTGATAAAATAAATTCCACAGTTATTATTGTAAGCCATGACAGATCACTGTTGAATCTGGTGGATACAATATTTGAGTTAAGCAATCAGGGAATCGCTGTGTATGGTGGAAACTTTGATTTCTATGCAGAGCAGAAAGAAGTGGAAGAAGATGCTTTACAGAATGATATTCATGCCAAGGAACGAGCTTTAAAAAAGGCAAAGGAAAAAGAACGGGAAACTTTGGAACGTAAGCAAAAGCTTGATGCAAGGGGGAAACAGAAACAGGAGAAGTCCGGAGTAGCCAGAATTATGATGAATACACTCCGAAATAACGCTGAAAAAAACACTTCAAAACTGAAAGGGGTACATGCCGAAAAAATAAGTGGTATCTCAGGAGATTTAAGAGATCTGCGTTCTACTTTAAGAAATTCTGATCAGATGAAAGTGAATTTTAATGATTCTAGTCTGCATTCAGGAAAACTTTTACTGGCAGCGGAGAATATCAATTTTAAATACGGAACAGAGAAACTTTGGTCTGAAAATCTTACTCTTGAAGTCAGAAGTGGAGACCGGATTTCTATAAAAGGATCAAACGGATCTGGAAAAACAACTTTGATAAAGCTTTTACTAGGGAATATCGAGCCTTTTGAAGGGAAGTTAAGCAGTGCAAAGTTCAACAGTATTTATATAGATCAGGAATATTCCCTGATTGATGCAGAGTCAACGGTGTATGATTTTGTGCAGACTTTTAATGACAGTGCCTTACAGGAATCGGAAGTGAAGACCTTGTTGTCAAGATTTTTATTTCGTAAGGAAACATGGGATAGGAAATGTGAATTCCTGAGCGGTGGAGAACGATTAAGACTGCTTTTATGCGGACTTTCGATAAGCAATACAGCTCCGGATATGATTATTCTGGATGAGCCCACAAACAATCTTGACCTGCAGAATGTAGAGATTTTGACCAATTGCATTAAAGATTATCATGGAACTTTGTTGGTGATTTCTCATGACCAGGTTTTTCTTGAGGAGATCGGAATTGATAGGGAAGTAAGTTTATTGTATAATGTATAA
- a CDS encoding AAA family ATPase has product MRIHIFGASGSGVTTLGKTLSEKLNIEYFDSDDFFWLKTHTPFTERQNPEIRNTLVSDQLHTVENWIFGGSMIHWGENIFPAFDLIIFLYLPPNIRMDRLKNRELERYDNEIITNPERARKFQEFMDWANDYDHNTGIANRTLKAHLEWLSLINTPFIEISGDYELHQKINIILDTIKHEDLQIK; this is encoded by the coding sequence ATGAGAATACATATTTTTGGAGCGTCAGGTTCTGGAGTTACCACTTTAGGAAAGACATTGTCTGAAAAACTCAATATTGAATATTTTGACAGTGATGATTTTTTCTGGCTTAAAACCCATACTCCATTTACTGAAAGACAAAATCCAGAAATAAGGAATACCCTTGTTTCGGATCAACTTCATACTGTTGAAAACTGGATTTTCGGCGGTTCAATGATTCATTGGGGTGAAAACATATTCCCTGCATTCGATTTGATTATATTCCTCTATCTTCCTCCTAACATTAGGATGGATAGATTAAAAAACAGAGAATTGGAAAGATATGACAATGAAATTATCACCAATCCGGAAAGAGCCAGAAAATTTCAGGAGTTTATGGATTGGGCCAACGATTATGACCATAATACCGGCATTGCCAACAGAACTTTAAAGGCTCATCTTGAATGGTTATCATTGATAAATACACCCTTCATTGAGATTTCAGGGGATTATGAACTCCATCAAAAAATAAATATTATTCTTGATACAATAAAGCATGAAGATTTACAGATAAAATAG
- a CDS encoding alpha/beta fold hydrolase, producing MASSQKSTYLPSNIDSKSKLFSTLFSPEAAKATLLIVHGMQEHSGRYTEIAEYFANHGIAVLTYDHLGHGKSVNEKKDIGFFQLNKPDERLVADAEMMADHLATQYPDVPHFILGHSMGSFITRCLLQRASAQFSGAIITGTGGPLLGIDILRGYLSLANTIAPRHRTFLNSVFTNVNNKHFKKDKDFSATSWLSINPKNRTAFEKDELCGIPFSNNAFYTLFTVYKKATGRNWADSIQKSFPFLFVSGQNDPIGDFSKGVTHTVNNLKADGFQDVEAKIYPDMRHEILNEEIREKVLNGIYEWILKHCK from the coding sequence ATGGCCTCATCCCAAAAATCTACATATCTACCCTCAAACATCGACAGCAAGTCGAAGCTGTTTTCCACTCTGTTTTCTCCTGAAGCAGCAAAAGCTACTTTATTAATTGTTCATGGTATGCAGGAACACAGTGGAAGATATACCGAAATAGCAGAATATTTTGCCAATCATGGGATTGCTGTACTGACTTATGATCATTTGGGACATGGAAAATCTGTCAATGAGAAAAAAGATATTGGTTTCTTTCAGCTTAACAAGCCGGATGAAAGATTGGTTGCCGATGCAGAAATGATGGCTGATCATCTTGCAACGCAATATCCTGATGTCCCTCATTTTATCCTTGGACATTCAATGGGGTCTTTTATTACGCGTTGTCTTCTTCAAAGAGCTAGTGCTCAATTTTCAGGGGCTATTATTACAGGAACCGGAGGACCTTTATTGGGAATTGATATTCTAAGAGGTTATTTATCATTAGCCAACACCATTGCTCCGCGCCATCGTACTTTTTTGAATTCGGTTTTTACCAATGTTAACAATAAGCACTTTAAAAAGGATAAAGACTTTAGTGCAACCAGCTGGCTCAGCATTAATCCCAAAAACAGAACGGCTTTTGAAAAGGATGAACTTTGCGGAATTCCTTTTTCGAATAACGCGTTTTATACTTTGTTTACTGTTTACAAAAAAGCTACGGGAAGAAATTGGGCAGATTCTATTCAAAAGTCATTTCCTTTCTTGTTTGTGAGTGGGCAGAATGATCCGATTGGAGATTTTAGTAAAGGAGTTACTCATACGGTTAACAATTTAAAAGCAGATGGCTTTCAGGATGTAGAAGCAAAGATTTATCCTGATATGCGACATGAAATTCTCAACGAAGAAATACGGGAGAAGGTTCTGAATGGAATCTATGAATGGATTTTGAAACATTGTAAATAG
- a CDS encoding adenylosuccinate synthase, translating into MSTYVVVGLQYGDEGKGKITDVLSAKSDYVVRFQGGDNAGHTVYVGEEKFVLHLLPSGVLQCKGKCIIANGVVVNPKSFIREVGQIESKGLRTDHIFISRRAHVIMPYHILLDTYREEEHGGTQIGTTKKGIGPCYEDKIARVGIRMVDLLNPEILRDKIEKNLKVKNSLFEKYYGKPTLDVEEIYNEYLEIGKQLQDRIVDTELELNEAIRDGKNVLFEGAQALMLDIDFGTYPYVTSSSPSTGGVCSGAGVPPTSLQNLIGVAKAYCTRVGNGPFPSELDNELGEKIRQIGGEFGATTGRPRRTGWLDLVSLKHACMINGINNLVITKLDVLTGIENLKIVTHYKTEDGKIIDYFTSSTEKLYNYEPIYQDLPGWTEDITKARSYDELPDNAQKYIEFIEKYLGINVYLVSVGPERSQNIIRKELF; encoded by the coding sequence ATGTCAACTTATGTAGTTGTAGGTCTTCAGTATGGAGATGAAGGCAAAGGTAAAATCACGGATGTTTTATCAGCAAAATCGGACTATGTAGTACGTTTCCAAGGGGGAGACAACGCAGGTCACACGGTTTATGTGGGTGAAGAAAAATTCGTTTTACACCTTCTTCCTTCAGGAGTTCTTCAATGCAAAGGGAAATGTATCATTGCGAACGGAGTAGTGGTAAACCCTAAGTCTTTTATTAGAGAAGTTGGTCAGATCGAGAGCAAAGGCTTAAGAACAGATCACATTTTTATCAGCAGAAGAGCGCATGTCATCATGCCTTACCACATCCTTTTGGATACTTACCGTGAAGAGGAACACGGAGGAACTCAGATCGGAACAACCAAAAAAGGAATCGGACCTTGTTATGAAGATAAAATAGCAAGAGTTGGAATCAGAATGGTTGACCTTCTAAACCCTGAGATTTTAAGAGATAAAATTGAGAAAAACCTTAAAGTTAAGAACTCTCTTTTTGAAAAATATTACGGAAAACCAACGTTAGACGTTGAAGAAATCTACAACGAATATTTAGAAATTGGGAAACAACTTCAAGATAGAATCGTTGATACTGAGTTGGAATTGAACGAAGCAATCAGAGATGGAAAGAATGTATTATTCGAAGGAGCTCAGGCTTTAATGCTTGATATAGACTTCGGTACTTATCCATACGTTACTTCATCTTCTCCATCTACAGGAGGAGTATGTTCAGGAGCTGGTGTTCCGCCAACATCTCTTCAAAACTTAATCGGTGTTGCAAAAGCATACTGTACAAGAGTAGGAAACGGACCTTTCCCATCTGAATTAGACAACGAATTGGGTGAGAAAATCAGACAAATCGGTGGCGAGTTCGGAGCAACAACTGGTAGACCAAGAAGAACAGGTTGGTTAGATCTTGTTTCTTTAAAGCATGCTTGTATGATCAACGGAATCAACAACCTTGTGATCACTAAGCTTGACGTTCTAACAGGAATTGAAAACCTTAAAATCGTTACGCATTATAAAACTGAAGACGGAAAAATCATCGATTATTTCACTTCGTCAACAGAGAAATTATACAACTACGAGCCAATCTACCAGGATTTACCGGGTTGGACAGAAGATATTACAAAAGCAAGAAGCTATGATGAGCTTCCTGATAACGCTCAGAAATATATTGAGTTTATCGAGAAGTATTTAGGAATCAACGTATACTTGGTTTCTGTAGGTCCTGAAAGAAGTCAGAACATCATCAGAAAAGAATTATTCTAA
- a CDS encoding energy transducer TonB: MKHQNQNQEFRFNEVLFEHRNKEYGAYALRNESDRILTKALFVGVSLMAAVSVTPFVISAFKSPEVTPPTWELPPPMVIPPDEETPKDPPAQIVKPTTPPPSVKTYDHRLPEPTSVVTHEKEVVDKTNAVASTQKSDGEETQKTSYVPIVPRVIGGEGVPSVKSEPVVEKTDPKKIETELSVEASFNGGIDAFRNKVMSNFDSSGFESEDVMKTAVTFIVEMDGTISGVKANGTNADFNNEAIRTVKLISSKGKWTPAKNKKGEFVRSYFKIPISMKFDN, from the coding sequence ATGAAACACCAGAACCAAAACCAAGAATTTCGCTTCAACGAAGTTCTTTTTGAGCACCGCAACAAAGAATATGGTGCCTATGCATTAAGAAACGAATCAGATAGAATTTTAACCAAGGCACTTTTTGTAGGTGTGAGTTTAATGGCTGCAGTATCAGTTACACCGTTTGTGATTTCTGCCTTTAAAAGCCCGGAGGTGACTCCTCCAACTTGGGAACTTCCACCGCCGATGGTGATTCCGCCAGATGAGGAGACTCCAAAAGACCCACCTGCACAAATTGTAAAGCCAACAACTCCACCACCTAGTGTGAAAACATATGATCATAGATTGCCAGAGCCTACATCTGTTGTTACCCATGAAAAAGAAGTAGTAGACAAAACAAACGCAGTGGCAAGTACACAAAAATCAGATGGTGAAGAAACGCAGAAAACATCTTATGTTCCAATTGTTCCAAGAGTAATTGGAGGTGAGGGAGTACCTTCTGTAAAATCGGAACCGGTAGTTGAAAAAACAGATCCTAAAAAAATTGAAACAGAACTGAGTGTAGAAGCCAGTTTTAATGGCGGAATAGACGCTTTCAGAAATAAAGTAATGAGCAACTTCGACAGTTCTGGTTTTGAATCAGAAGATGTCATGAAAACTGCGGTAACTTTTATCGTAGAAATGGACGGAACAATATCAGGGGTAAAAGCTAATGGAACCAACGCCGATTTTAACAATGAGGCAATAAGAACAGTGAAATTAATTTCCAGCAAAGGAAAATGGACTCCAGCCAAAAACAAAAAAGGAGAATTTGTAAGAAGTTACTTCAAAATTCCAATTTCCATGAAGTTTGATAATTAA
- a CDS encoding ParA family protein, with translation MAKIIGIANQKGGVGKTTTAVNLAAALGVLEKKILIIDADPQANATSGLGVEDVQYSTYNLLEHSAETRVCIKRTATPNLDIIPSHIDLVAAEIELVDKEDREYMLKKALASVKDDYDYIIIDCAPSLGLITVNALTAADSVIIPIQCEYFALEGLGKLLNTVKNVQKIHNKDLGIEGLLLTMYDSRLRLSNQVVEEVNLHFPEMVFETIISRNVRLSEAPSFGESILNYDAESKGAVQYIQLAEEVLLKNENLIKN, from the coding sequence ATGGCAAAAATCATAGGTATTGCTAATCAAAAAGGAGGTGTTGGGAAAACTACCACCGCAGTAAATTTAGCAGCAGCATTAGGAGTCTTGGAAAAGAAAATATTGATCATTGACGCTGATCCTCAGGCGAATGCTACATCAGGGTTGGGTGTTGAAGATGTTCAGTATTCTACCTATAATCTACTGGAGCATAGTGCGGAGACAAGAGTTTGTATCAAGAGAACTGCTACTCCGAACCTGGATATTATCCCGTCACATATTGACCTGGTAGCAGCAGAAATTGAATTGGTAGACAAGGAAGATCGTGAATATATGCTGAAAAAAGCTCTGGCTAGTGTAAAAGATGATTACGACTATATTATCATTGATTGTGCGCCGAGTTTAGGTCTTATTACAGTAAACGCGCTTACGGCAGCAGACTCTGTGATTATTCCTATCCAGTGTGAGTATTTTGCATTAGAAGGACTTGGGAAACTTTTGAACACGGTGAAAAATGTTCAGAAGATCCATAATAAAGACCTTGGAATAGAAGGACTTCTTCTTACCATGTATGACAGTAGATTAAGATTGTCTAACCAAGTGGTGGAAGAAGTAAACCTACACTTCCCGGAAATGGTTTTTGAAACAATCATCAGCAGAAACGTAAGATTGAGTGAAGCACCAAGCTTCGGAGAAAGTATCCTGAATTATGATGCTGAAAGTAAAGGAGCTGTTCAGTATATTCAGTTAGCAGAAGAAGTACTGCTAAAAAATGAAAACTTAATAAAGAATTAA
- a CDS encoding ParB/RepB/Spo0J family partition protein — MKDKKRAMGRGLGAILSAESKATINSATDEGADKFVGNIVEVALEDIYPNPTQPRTYFDEKALNELAQSIKNLGVIQPITLRKDGEKFEIISGERRYRATKIAGLTTIPAYIRLVNDQELLEMALVENIQREDLDAIEIALTYHRLLEEIGLTQENLSQRIGKDRSTITNSIRLLRLNPDIQNAIRSGEISAGHGRAIISLESEEDQQVLFDLIIKEKLNVRQAEQAAAALKNPKSPAAKKVNAELSNNYKRAQKTIADILDVKVEIKASGNGKKGKIVLDFKNEEELEYILSHIK; from the coding sequence ATGAAGGACAAAAAAAGAGCGATGGGACGAGGCTTAGGTGCCATTTTAAGTGCAGAATCCAAAGCAACTATTAATTCAGCTACTGATGAAGGAGCAGATAAGTTTGTTGGGAATATAGTAGAAGTTGCGCTTGAAGATATCTATCCGAATCCAACGCAGCCGAGAACTTATTTTGATGAAAAAGCATTAAACGAGCTTGCGCAGTCTATTAAGAATTTAGGAGTAATTCAACCGATTACCCTAAGGAAAGATGGTGAAAAGTTCGAGATCATTTCCGGGGAAAGACGTTACAGAGCAACTAAAATTGCAGGTTTAACAACTATTCCTGCTTATATTCGTCTGGTAAATGATCAGGAGCTTCTTGAGATGGCTCTTGTTGAAAACATTCAGAGAGAAGATCTTGATGCCATCGAAATTGCCCTTACTTATCATAGACTTTTAGAGGAAATTGGTCTTACCCAGGAAAATCTGAGTCAGAGAATTGGAAAAGACAGAAGTACAATTACCAACTCCATCAGACTTTTAAGACTAAATCCGGATATTCAGAATGCCATCAGAAGTGGTGAGATTTCTGCAGGACACGGAAGAGCAATCATCAGTCTTGAAAGCGAAGAAGATCAGCAGGTATTATTTGATCTGATTATCAAGGAAAAACTAAATGTTCGCCAGGCTGAACAGGCCGCTGCTGCATTGAAAAATCCGAAATCTCCGGCTGCCAAAAAAGTAAACGCGGAACTTTCCAATAATTATAAAAGAGCTCAGAAGACAATCGCCGACATACTGGATGTGAAAGTAGAGATCAAGGCTTCTGGAAATGGTAAAAAAGGTAAAATTGTTCTGGACTTCAAGAATGAAGAAGAGCTGGAATATATTTTATCCCATATTAAATAA
- a CDS encoding DUF5683 domain-containing protein encodes MKKIIFTFFLCIAVMAYSQVVPMDTIRLQTPPKEDVPAVKPGKTESKIIADLENANGPTRKTVKLNPTRAGLYSAVLPGLGQFYNKKYWKIPIVWGAVGAGVGIAVWNDNQYKKYREYYVAKLNGTPNEFVDSHPWLDKRALGNAQDRAKRQRDYAIAITGLIYILNIVDAVVDAHLYESRHDPDLTFKPSVIQDQYGYDAPKTGFVLSYRF; translated from the coding sequence ATGAAGAAAATAATTTTCACATTTTTCTTGTGTATCGCTGTAATGGCCTATTCGCAAGTCGTACCTATGGATACTATTCGGTTACAGACACCTCCGAAGGAGGATGTTCCTGCAGTAAAACCCGGAAAGACAGAATCCAAGATCATTGCTGACTTAGAAAATGCTAACGGGCCCACAAGAAAAACTGTAAAGTTGAATCCCACCAGAGCAGGATTGTATTCTGCTGTTTTACCGGGATTGGGACAGTTCTACAATAAAAAATACTGGAAGATTCCAATTGTTTGGGGAGCTGTAGGAGCAGGAGTAGGTATCGCTGTGTGGAATGACAATCAGTACAAAAAATACCGAGAATATTATGTAGCTAAACTTAATGGTACACCCAACGAATTCGTAGACAGCCATCCTTGGCTGGATAAGAGAGCGTTAGGAAATGCACAGGACAGAGCAAAGAGACAGAGAGATTATGCCATTGCCATTACAGGATTAATCTACATTTTAAACATTGTAGATGCTGTAGTGGATGCCCATCTTTATGAAAGCCGCCATGATCCGGATCTTACCTTTAAGCCATCGGTTATTCAGGATCAATATGGTTACGATGCACCCAAAACAGGATTCGTTTTAAGTTATAGATTTTAA
- the dapB gene encoding 4-hydroxy-tetrahydrodipicolinate reductase yields MKIALVGYGKMGKIIDEIAQKRGHEVVARLKETPTAENLNNPDVVIEFSLPEVAFDNIKACLENKIPVICGTTGWLEKKEEIEKLAVENDTAFLYGSNFSLGVNLFFALNEKLADLMKNVDEYSCQLEEIHHIHKLDAPSGTAISIAEGIINNNPKFDAWKLEETQGEQLGIFAVREDEVPGTHSVFYRSEVDEIEIKHTAFNRNGFALGAVVAAEWIKDKKGNFGMKDVLGL; encoded by the coding sequence ATGAAAATAGCACTAGTTGGTTACGGGAAAATGGGGAAGATCATTGACGAGATTGCTCAGAAAAGAGGTCATGAAGTAGTTGCCCGTTTAAAGGAAACTCCAACTGCTGAAAATCTTAATAATCCGGATGTTGTGATAGAGTTCTCCCTACCGGAAGTTGCTTTTGATAATATTAAGGCTTGCCTTGAAAATAAAATTCCTGTCATCTGTGGAACTACAGGCTGGCTGGAGAAAAAAGAGGAAATAGAAAAATTGGCTGTAGAGAATGATACAGCATTTCTATATGGCTCAAACTTTAGCTTAGGAGTGAACTTATTCTTTGCTTTGAATGAAAAGCTTGCTGATCTCATGAAAAACGTAGATGAATACTCTTGCCAACTGGAAGAAATTCATCACATCCATAAATTAGATGCCCCAAGTGGAACCGCAATTTCCATAGCGGAGGGTATCATCAATAACAATCCAAAATTTGATGCTTGGAAACTTGAAGAAACTCAAGGGGAGCAACTTGGGATTTTTGCTGTTCGCGAAGATGAGGTTCCGGGAACCCACAGTGTCTTCTACAGAAGTGAAGTGGATGAAATTGAGATCAAGCATACCGCATTCAATAGAAATGGCTTTGCATTAGGAGCGGTTGTCGCTGCCGAGTGGATCAAGGATAAAAAAGGAAACTTCGGAATGAAAGACGTTTTGGGGCTTTAA
- the lepB gene encoding signal peptidase I produces MNYFLTYTVYVLILSILMGVSTWKLFKKMGYSPLFAFIPFYNYFIILKETKHPKWWAILSYFPIVGPIMMSVFHLYLMKKFGKNLFKDQILTVILPFIYMATVNYSKDVELEDENANDLFLTDEEKSAKKKDTFLGSITFAVVFATIIHVFVTQPFGIPTGSMERTLLVGDFLFVNKWSYGYRLPMRPLAIPFLQGTIMDTGQKGNPKDDPKSYVDGVKLPYTRILQFGKPQKNDVVVFNYPQDSVHTAIDRKDPYVKRCVATAGDTFEMRGGRLFVNGKTETILGDQEVQHRYIVTTGSQLDIPSLYNTYGFLPVQEMQTDNGYLYAFQGLTDKTAKEIKGMSQVIEMKEDVSAKGEAAVYYKDEAKTKIDTTQSIFPINKPWNQDWYGPLRIPKKGDVVAINSETLPTYQWIISEYEHNSLEKKNGKIFINGKEASQYTIQQDYYMMVGDNRDASLDARFFGFVPEENIVGKPMFTWMSLQGAFADSSSTYQAPFKIRWDRMFKATNTGEANKTSYWWIAAMILVLFFGWEYFVKLFNKKKSEDEA; encoded by the coding sequence ATGAATTATTTTTTAACTTATACAGTGTATGTCCTCATTTTATCCATATTAATGGGGGTTTCAACTTGGAAGTTGTTCAAGAAAATGGGCTATAGCCCTTTATTTGCATTTATACCTTTCTACAACTACTTCATTATTTTAAAGGAAACAAAACATCCGAAATGGTGGGCAATCCTATCATATTTTCCAATTGTAGGACCAATCATGATGTCTGTCTTCCACCTTTATCTAATGAAAAAGTTTGGAAAAAACCTTTTCAAGGATCAGATCCTTACAGTGATTCTGCCGTTTATTTATATGGCGACAGTAAACTATTCCAAGGACGTAGAACTGGAAGATGAAAATGCAAATGACCTATTCCTTACCGATGAAGAGAAAAGTGCAAAAAAGAAAGATACCTTTTTGGGGTCTATTACTTTTGCTGTTGTTTTTGCAACCATTATTCACGTTTTTGTAACCCAGCCGTTCGGGATTCCTACAGGATCCATGGAAAGAACATTATTGGTGGGTGACTTCCTTTTCGTAAACAAATGGAGCTATGGATACAGACTTCCAATGCGTCCTTTAGCAATACCTTTCCTTCAGGGGACAATAATGGATACAGGACAAAAAGGAAATCCGAAGGATGATCCAAAATCTTATGTAGATGGTGTAAAACTGCCTTATACAAGAATACTGCAGTTCGGTAAGCCTCAAAAAAATGATGTCGTTGTTTTCAACTACCCTCAGGATTCCGTGCACACTGCGATTGACAGAAAAGATCCATACGTTAAAAGATGTGTGGCTACAGCAGGTGATACTTTCGAAATGAGAGGCGGAAGACTTTTCGTTAATGGAAAAACAGAAACGATTCTGGGAGATCAGGAAGTACAGCACAGATATATTGTAACCACAGGAAGTCAACTGGATATTCCGTCATTATATAATACCTATGGCTTTTTGCCGGTTCAGGAAATGCAAACCGATAATGGATATCTTTATGCATTCCAAGGATTGACTGATAAAACGGCCAAAGAAATTAAAGGGATGTCTCAGGTTATTGAGATGAAAGAAGATGTTTCTGCAAAAGGAGAAGCAGCTGTATACTATAAAGACGAAGCCAAAACAAAGATTGATACTACACAATCAATATTCCCTATCAATAAACCTTGGAACCAGGATTGGTATGGCCCATTAAGAATCCCTAAGAAAGGAGATGTGGTAGCAATCAATAGCGAAACTCTTCCTACTTATCAGTGGATTATCTCCGAATACGAGCACAACAGCCTAGAAAAAAAGAACGGGAAAATCTTTATCAACGGAAAAGAAGCAAGTCAGTATACAATCCAGCAGGATTATTATATGATGGTAGGGGATAACAGAGATGCTTCATTAGATGCGAGGTTCTTTGGTTTCGTTCCGGAAGAAAATATCGTTGGAAAACCAATGTTCACATGGATGAGTCTTCAGGGAGCCTTTGCAGATAGCAGCTCTACCTATCAGGCGCCATTCAAGATTCGTTGGGACAGAATGTTTAAGGCTACCAATACAGGAGAAGCTAATAAAACATCTTACTGGTGGATTGCAGCAATGATCCTGGTATTGTTCTTCGGCTGGGAATATTTTGTGAAATTATTCAACAAGAAAAAGTCAGAAGACGAAGCATAA
- a CDS encoding WbqC family protein, which produces MNMKNVLLPVFYMPPVSWFSVFLNAENNVVFEQFENFPKQTYRSRANIYGANGKLSLIIPINHNGKREMKDIELSYREDWRNLHWKSIKTAYQGSPYFEYYEDKFRKIFDLKEKFLLDFNIKGLEIIQQILKTEKAHSLNEEYIKNPESIDFRETFSAKKPSEFEMESYYQTFSDKFGFLEDLSVLDLICNKGPESLTYIKSIKQSY; this is translated from the coding sequence ATGAATATGAAGAATGTTTTATTGCCGGTGTTCTATATGCCACCGGTTTCATGGTTTTCAGTGTTTTTAAATGCTGAAAATAACGTAGTATTTGAACAGTTTGAAAACTTTCCGAAGCAAACCTATAGAAGCAGAGCCAATATCTATGGTGCGAACGGAAAACTATCCCTGATTATTCCAATCAACCATAACGGGAAAAGAGAAATGAAGGATATAGAGCTCTCTTACCGTGAAGATTGGAGAAATCTTCACTGGAAATCAATCAAAACAGCATATCAGGGTTCTCCTTACTTTGAATACTATGAAGATAAGTTCAGAAAGATATTTGATCTGAAAGAAAAGTTTCTTTTGGATTTTAACATTAAGGGGCTGGAAATAATCCAACAGATACTTAAAACAGAAAAGGCACACTCTTTGAATGAAGAATATATCAAAAATCCTGAGAGTATTGATTTCAGAGAAACATTTTCTGCAAAAAAGCCCTCAGAATTTGAAATGGAAAGCTATTACCAGACTTTCTCGGATAAATTCGGATTTTTGGAAGATTTATCGGTTTTGGATCTTATTTGTAACAAAGGACCAGAATCACTTACCTATATAAAAAGTATAAAACAATCATATTAG